In Flavobacteriales bacterium, a single window of DNA contains:
- a CDS encoding TIGR00366 family protein has protein sequence MSLSATFEKAFKTLLPAPFTIAVVLTIITMVLAVGLTDSTATGFGRLTEILGFWEQGLWNAPLMVFAMQMMLMLVLGHALALTKPVDSIIRFATKYCNTTANAAAIVTLLTILVALFNWGLGLIFGAILARKVGEHAARNDINLNYPLIGAAGYSGLMVWHGGISGSAPIKVAEQGHITSLMKDIVSPEQLSLLPDHISFSETVFGPMNLTATLLAIFILPLFMYFLGKRSKSGNFLPIPSSKTHLETIDIVGAERLDHSKIFASIIGLTIGGYCVFIAIRTFPSAGFSFINPNFINLLLLGSCVLLHRSFFKFLKAIDEAIGGASGILIQFPLYFGIMGVMNSSGLVHSFSDFFVRISDQTTFPIFTMISAGIVNVFVPSGGGQWGVQGPIILQAAVELGANIPKSIMALAYGDQLTNMLQPFWALPLLGITELKAKEIVPYTVALMGVGSVIFLIVLLMF, from the coding sequence ATGAGTTTATCGGCAACTTTCGAAAAAGCATTTAAAACTTTACTTCCGGCACCATTTACAATAGCCGTGGTGCTTACCATCATCACGATGGTTTTGGCTGTTGGTCTGACCGATTCTACTGCAACGGGATTTGGAAGACTAACCGAAATTCTCGGCTTTTGGGAACAAGGACTTTGGAATGCACCGTTGATGGTATTTGCCATGCAGATGATGCTGATGTTGGTTCTCGGTCATGCTCTAGCGCTAACGAAACCTGTCGATTCCATCATCCGCTTCGCTACAAAATATTGCAACACCACAGCAAATGCAGCAGCCATCGTAACGCTGCTTACCATTTTAGTTGCACTGTTCAATTGGGGCTTGGGATTGATATTCGGAGCCATTTTAGCACGAAAAGTTGGCGAACATGCTGCGAGAAATGACATCAACCTGAATTACCCGCTCATTGGTGCAGCTGGATATTCCGGATTGATGGTGTGGCACGGAGGTATTTCTGGTTCTGCGCCTATAAAAGTGGCTGAGCAAGGTCACATTACATCTTTAATGAAAGACATCGTTTCACCAGAACAATTGTCGCTTTTGCCCGATCACATCTCTTTTTCTGAGACCGTTTTCGGACCAATGAATCTGACAGCTACACTCTTAGCCATTTTCATTCTCCCGCTCTTCATGTATTTTCTTGGCAAACGATCTAAAAGCGGGAACTTCCTGCCTATTCCTAGTTCAAAAACTCACTTGGAAACCATTGATATTGTTGGTGCAGAGCGTTTGGATCACTCCAAGATTTTCGCGAGCATTATCGGATTGACAATTGGTGGCTATTGCGTTTTCATCGCCATAAGAACATTCCCAAGCGCTGGTTTTAGTTTTATCAATCCGAACTTCATCAATTTGCTGCTTTTAGGTTCTTGCGTATTACTTCACCGCAGCTTCTTCAAATTTCTGAAAGCCATTGACGAAGCCATCGGTGGCGCATCTGGCATTCTCATTCAGTTTCCGCTTTATTTCGGCATTATGGGAGTAATGAACAGTTCGGGGCTGGTACATTCGTTCTCAGATTTTTTTGTGCGCATTTCAGATCAGACCACCTTTCCCATCTTCACCATGATAAGTGCAGGAATCGTAAATGTTTTCGTTCCGAGCGGTGGCGGGCAGTGGGGCGTACAAGGGCCGATCATTCTGCAAGCTGCCGTTGAGTTAGGCGCCAACATTCCCAAAAGCATCATGGCATTGGCTTACGGAGATCAACTCACCAATATGCTTCAACCGTTTTGGGCTCTGCCACTATTGGGAATAACAGAACTTAAAGCGAAGGAAATTGTACCTTATACCGTTGCATTAATGGGGGTAGGATCTGTGATATTCCTAATTGTGCTGCTGATGTTTTAA
- a CDS encoding ATP-binding protein gives MDVKQVIAIVGPESTGKTTLANDLSNHFYGDVIPEFSRQFLDSKNESYQKDDLFTIAQKQLELEKKHFAESNGPFFCDTDILVIMIWHQFKYGSVDTRIEELFHQQVPRTYLLTYPDLIWEPDPLRENPNDLMQLFNEYETALKKIGAEYYVVKGSGDKRLKAALHIISQMKLA, from the coding sequence ATGGATGTAAAGCAGGTCATAGCCATTGTTGGCCCAGAAAGCACAGGAAAAACCACTTTAGCCAATGACCTGTCCAACCACTTTTATGGCGATGTTATTCCTGAATTTTCGCGTCAATTCCTCGATTCCAAAAATGAATCTTACCAAAAAGATGACCTTTTTACCATCGCGCAAAAACAGCTCGAATTAGAAAAAAAGCACTTTGCAGAATCCAATGGACCGTTTTTCTGCGACACGGATATTTTGGTGATCATGATATGGCATCAGTTCAAATACGGAAGCGTTGACACAAGGATTGAGGAATTATTCCATCAGCAAGTACCTAGAACATACCTTCTTACATACCCCGATCTTATTTGGGAACCGGATCCTTTGCGCGAAAACCCGAACGATCTGATGCAGCTTTTTAACGAGTATGAAACAGCCCTCAAAAAAATTGGAGCTGAATACTACGTTGTAAAAGGATCAGGAGACAAAAGACTGAAGGCTGCATTACACATCATCAGTCAAATGAAATTGGCTTAA
- a CDS encoding gliding motility-associated C-terminal domain-containing protein, producing MEIKVNESPVAGFGVDTIVVCTDLPIAFHDSSYDNLNITNWDYHFSDKDTIISVDGRLVDDIIYTFDEAGWYVVTQYVSNRFTGCRDSAKIYMEVRPHPIADFYSDSVALQLPDTTMEFWNTSMFSVQDSSFWDFGNGYTVDNQFDAVGVYQDSGLFPVQLIVMNELGCPDTLTIPFRVWEQETFFVQTAFTPNGDGVNDVFEIKQKGIIEWHLQIYDRWGKLIWETYDVTQFWDGKEMRSGKDVQQGAYSYQIDLTWYTGKQFSKLGTITIFR from the coding sequence ATGGAGATAAAAGTCAATGAATCTCCAGTGGCTGGGTTCGGAGTTGACACCATCGTTGTTTGTACCGATTTGCCTATAGCGTTTCACGACTCTTCTTACGATAATCTTAACATAACAAATTGGGATTATCATTTCAGTGATAAGGACACAATTATTTCTGTGGATGGAAGATTGGTTGACGACATCATTTACACTTTTGATGAAGCGGGTTGGTACGTAGTGACTCAGTATGTGAGCAACAGATTTACAGGTTGTAGAGATTCGGCCAAAATTTACATGGAAGTACGACCGCATCCAATTGCTGATTTCTATTCAGATAGTGTTGCGCTTCAGTTGCCAGATACAACCATGGAGTTTTGGAACACGAGTATGTTCTCAGTTCAAGATTCTTCTTTTTGGGATTTCGGCAACGGCTATACCGTAGATAATCAGTTTGACGCTGTAGGCGTATATCAAGATTCGGGTTTGTTTCCCGTGCAGTTGATCGTAATGAACGAACTTGGATGTCCTGATACACTAACTATACCTTTTAGAGTTTGGGAACAAGAAACGTTCTTCGTTCAAACAGCATTTACGCCAAATGGCGATGGCGTGAATGACGTCTTTGAAATCAAGCAAAAAGGCATTATTGAATGGCACTTGCAGATATATGACAGATGGGGTAAGCTTATTTGGGAAACATATGATGTAACTCAATTTTGGGACGGCAAGGAAATGCGATCTGGAAAGGATGTGCAACAAGGAGCTTATTCGTATCAAATTGATCTTACTTGGTATACAGGAAAGCAATTCAGTAAACTTGGTACGATCACCATTTTCAGATAG
- a CDS encoding GxxExxY protein, producing the protein MGKFEHSDDSELTGLIIGAAIEVHRELGPGLLESVYQTCLIMELENLGLNLKTEVKMPVNYKGIELDQGYRIDILVEDKVVIELKTVEKLTDVHTAQILTYMQLGGFPLGLLINYKVKYLKNGVKRFAL; encoded by the coding sequence ATGGGAAAATTTGAACATTCTGACGATTCTGAACTGACCGGATTAATTATCGGAGCTGCCATTGAAGTGCATCGCGAATTGGGACCTGGTTTATTGGAATCAGTCTATCAAACCTGTCTGATAATGGAATTGGAAAACTTGGGGCTAAATCTAAAAACCGAAGTGAAAATGCCTGTTAATTACAAAGGCATTGAGTTGGACCAAGGATACAGAATCGATATTCTTGTGGAAGACAAAGTGGTGATTGAACTCAAAACGGTTGAAAAACTAACCGATGTTCACACAGCACAAATTCTCACTTACATGCAACTTGGTGGATTTCCTCTTGGATTACTCATCAATTATAAGGTCAAATACTTGAAAAATGGAGTGAAACGATTTGCTTTATGA
- a CDS encoding methylated-DNA--[protein]-cysteine S-methyltransferase, which translates to MNVGFVKSPIGWLKITQENGALSEVHFVDDDANNYAEPTDGILKVCSLQLTEYFEGRRTVFDIPLAPIGTDFQKTVWKELQSIPFGKTISYMDMAKRLGDPKVIRAAGTANGKNPIAIIIPCHRVVGSDGSLTGYAGGLKRKQWLLEHESAQTALF; encoded by the coding sequence ATGAATGTTGGATTTGTAAAATCGCCCATCGGTTGGCTCAAGATAACCCAAGAAAACGGAGCCCTTTCTGAAGTACATTTCGTAGATGATGACGCGAATAATTACGCGGAACCAACAGATGGAATTCTCAAAGTCTGTTCGTTGCAGTTGACAGAGTACTTCGAGGGAAGAAGAACAGTATTCGATATTCCATTAGCACCAATAGGAACGGATTTTCAAAAAACCGTTTGGAAAGAGCTGCAAAGCATTCCGTTCGGGAAAACCATTTCTTACATGGATATGGCAAAACGTTTGGGCGACCCGAAAGTGATTCGCGCTGCAGGAACGGCTAACGGCAAAAATCCGATCGCGATAATAATTCCCTGCCATCGGGTAGTTGGAAGTGATGGAAGTTTGACTGGATATGCTGGAGGATTAAAACGGAAGCAGTGGTTGCTTGAACACGAAAGTGCCCAAACCGCACTTTTTTGA
- a CDS encoding T9SS type A sorting domain-containing protein — translation MVANVFAKKSERLSWNILDISGKSVLTDVIQLAQELNVIRFDLAQLQAGTYVLVMEVNEHTQSHQFVVIK, via the coding sequence ATGGTTGCAAATGTTTTTGCCAAGAAATCTGAACGTTTGAGCTGGAATATCTTGGATATTTCTGGGAAATCAGTGTTGACTGATGTAATTCAATTGGCTCAAGAATTAAACGTAATTCGTTTCGATCTGGCACAACTTCAAGCTGGGACATACGTCTTGGTGATGGAAGTGAACGAACACACTCAGTCACATCAGTTCGTTGTAATTAAGTAG
- a CDS encoding geranylgeranylglyceryl/heptaprenylglyceryl phosphate synthase, which yields MEVLNHLHTAKAKDQKLFSLLIDPDKTGGNELERTAIAAQNAGVDMFFVGGSLLVSNTLFDCIQIIKANCNIPVVLFPGDNMQVVPNADAILLLSVISGRNAEMLIGKHVVAAPMLKNSGLEIIPTGYMLIDSGRPTTASYMSNTNPLPHDKDDIAACTAMAGEMLGMKTIFMDGGSGALNSVSESMVKRVAEHVDVPIIVGGGLKTPEMAKARFDAGATVVVVGNAIEKNGSLLAEMASARF from the coding sequence ATGGAAGTACTGAACCATCTTCATACAGCCAAAGCAAAAGACCAAAAGCTCTTTTCGCTTCTTATTGACCCTGATAAGACAGGCGGAAATGAACTGGAGCGCACCGCAATTGCAGCACAAAACGCAGGCGTTGACATGTTTTTTGTAGGCGGAAGTCTATTAGTAAGCAATACACTTTTCGACTGTATTCAGATTATCAAGGCAAACTGCAATATTCCTGTTGTTCTATTTCCAGGTGATAACATGCAGGTCGTTCCAAATGCTGATGCGATTCTACTTTTATCGGTGATTTCGGGAAGAAACGCTGAAATGCTGATCGGAAAGCACGTGGTGGCTGCGCCCATGTTGAAAAATAGCGGATTGGAAATTATCCCGACCGGTTATATGCTAATCGACAGCGGAAGGCCGACCACCGCTTCATACATGAGCAACACCAATCCGTTGCCACATGATAAAGATGATATTGCCGCCTGCACTGCCATGGCTGGAGAAATGCTCGGTATGAAAACCATCTTTATGGATGGCGGAAGTGGTGCGTTGAATTCCGTTTCTGAAAGTATGGTGAAACGCGTGGCTGAACATGTGGATGTGCCGATAATTGTAGGTGGCGGATTGAAAACGCCCGAAATGGCCAAAGCCCGTTTTGATGCTGGAGCAACCGTTGTTGTTGTTGGCAATGCGATTGAAAAAAACGGATCGCTGCTCGCAGAAATGGCCAGCGCCAGATTCTAA
- the ahcY gene encoding adenosylhomocysteinase: MSNTTEQLKFKVKDIALASWGRKEIRLAEAEMPGLMSLREEFGASKPLKGARIAGCLHMTIQTAVLIETLVDLGAQVSWSSCNIFSTQDHAAAAIAAAGVPVFAWKGLNEEEFDWCIEQTLFAFEGGEPLNMILDDGGDLTNMVLDRYPELVSGIKGISEETTTGVHRLYERVKNGTLPMPAININDSVTKSKFDNKYGCKESLVDAIRRATDVMMAGKVAVVAGYGDVGKGSAASLRGAGVRVIVTEIDPICALQAAMDGFEVKSMANAISRADIVVTATGNKDIITGEHFKAMGDKTIVCNIGHFDNEIDVAWLNKNYGSTKDEVKPQVDVYNVDGNDIILLAEGRLVNLGCATGHPSFVMSNSFTNQTLAQLELWTNASAYKNEVYMLPKHLDEKVARLHLAKIGVELEELSAEQAKYIGVTVEGPYKPEYYRY; encoded by the coding sequence ATGAGTAATACTACAGAACAATTGAAATTCAAGGTAAAAGACATCGCCTTAGCTTCTTGGGGCAGGAAAGAAATCCGATTAGCAGAAGCAGAAATGCCTGGTCTGATGTCGCTTCGCGAAGAATTCGGTGCATCGAAACCGTTGAAAGGCGCTCGCATTGCAGGATGCTTGCACATGACCATTCAAACGGCAGTTCTTATAGAAACGTTGGTTGATCTAGGAGCACAGGTTTCATGGTCGTCTTGTAATATTTTCTCTACACAAGATCACGCTGCAGCTGCTATCGCTGCCGCAGGAGTTCCAGTTTTTGCATGGAAAGGTCTGAACGAAGAAGAGTTTGATTGGTGTATTGAGCAAACCCTTTTTGCATTTGAAGGAGGAGAGCCATTGAATATGATTTTGGATGATGGAGGAGATCTTACGAACATGGTTTTGGATCGATATCCAGAATTGGTAAGCGGAATCAAAGGAATTTCGGAAGAAACCACGACTGGTGTTCACAGGTTGTACGAGCGTGTTAAGAACGGTACGCTTCCAATGCCAGCAATCAATATCAACGATTCTGTTACTAAATCGAAATTCGATAATAAGTACGGATGCAAGGAATCTCTTGTTGATGCTATCAGAAGAGCAACCGATGTAATGATGGCCGGAAAAGTAGCTGTTGTTGCTGGTTACGGAGATGTAGGTAAAGGTTCTGCCGCATCTTTGAGAGGAGCTGGAGTTCGAGTAATTGTGACAGAGATCGATCCAATTTGCGCATTGCAAGCTGCAATGGATGGCTTTGAAGTAAAATCGATGGCTAATGCTATTTCACGTGCTGATATTGTTGTTACTGCCACAGGAAACAAAGACATTATAACAGGCGAACATTTTAAAGCGATGGGCGATAAGACCATCGTCTGCAACATTGGCCATTTCGATAATGAGATTGATGTAGCTTGGTTGAATAAGAATTACGGTAGTACAAAAGATGAGGTCAAACCACAGGTTGATGTTTACAATGTTGATGGGAATGATATCATCTTACTTGCTGAAGGCCGCTTGGTAAATCTTGGATGCGCTACTGGACATCCATCATTTGTGATGTCAAACTCATTCACCAACCAAACGTTGGCGCAGTTGGAGCTTTGGACAAATGCTTCAGCATACAAAAACGAAGTTTACATGCTTCCAAAACATTTAGATGAGAAAGTTGCCCGCTTGCACCTCGCCAAAATCGGAGTTGAGCTTGAAGAGCTGTCTGCAGAACAGGCCAAATATATTGGTGTAACGGTAGAAGGTCCGTACAAACCGGAGTATTACAGATATTGA
- a CDS encoding TonB-dependent receptor: MKKLFLLHALVLSALQIQAQTISGTVYAATDSTAILGVNVLVAGTFSGTVTDSEGNFRLIYGKADSVKLQFSFIGFDAAEISVLASQETRHQFYLNPTSYQKDEAVVASTRANRNTGMAYTEVDAKTIKRGNFGQDIPQLLELEPSVVSTSDAGAGVGYTGIRIRGTDPTRINVTLNGIPVNDSESHGVFWVNMPDLSSSLNNIQVQRGVGTSSNGATAFGASLNMQTNTLNKKWYVNLVNGYGSFNTWRHTVAAGSGLIANRFTIDARLSRISSDGYVDRGSSSLWSAYASAAYHGKKTLIRFNVISGLEKTYQSWYGTPESRVNGDTAGMNAYVARNYLSPADSANLLNSGRTYNYYMYPNQIDHYQQTHYQLIMSHEFSREWTFNLNGHYTRGRGYYEEQRLGDNLADYGLENQIIGNDTVTTANIIRRRWLDNHFYGFTFSINYTSGKRFSATFGGAWNQYHGKHFGEVIGTDLAVYQNIDHRYYENNASKNDINVYVKATYFVHPKVSLFGDFQHRTIEYSFVGPYAELFGDVTVQKQTLNWHFFNPKFGINYDLNSRNRFYTSFAMANREPARTDIVESTQLSRPSSETLYDWELGYERKARKYSVGLNAYWMVYHNQLVLTGSINDVGSYTRQNVDWSDRYGIELMGTWNILKNLNISGNFTWSQNKIWDFTEYVDDYDNGGQVAIHHGLTDIAFSPNYIAAANLTYEPIKNLSASFITKYVGKQFLDNTSSKDRMLDAYVVNNIRLNYSLSWKFFKEIGVGVQLNNIFNQLYSSNGYTFSYIYGGQTTTENFQYPQAGFNFMTMLTLKF, from the coding sequence ATGAAGAAATTATTTCTATTGCATGCGCTTGTCCTTAGCGCTTTACAAATTCAGGCTCAGACAATTTCAGGAACGGTTTACGCTGCAACGGATAGCACTGCTATCCTAGGTGTGAATGTGCTTGTAGCTGGAACATTCAGTGGAACGGTTACCGATAGCGAAGGCAATTTCAGGTTGATCTACGGCAAAGCCGATTCCGTGAAACTTCAATTCAGTTTCATTGGTTTTGATGCTGCGGAGATTTCGGTTTTGGCTAGTCAGGAAACACGCCACCAGTTCTACTTGAATCCTACATCGTATCAAAAAGATGAAGCCGTGGTTGCATCCACACGTGCCAATCGCAATACTGGAATGGCTTATACCGAAGTGGATGCGAAAACCATCAAGCGAGGAAATTTCGGTCAGGATATTCCACAATTGTTGGAATTGGAACCAAGTGTTGTCTCTACATCCGATGCTGGTGCTGGCGTTGGTTATACGGGAATCCGAATCCGCGGTACAGATCCAACACGGATCAATGTAACGCTGAACGGAATTCCTGTCAATGATTCAGAATCTCACGGAGTGTTTTGGGTAAATATGCCTGATCTGAGCTCAAGTTTGAACAATATCCAAGTTCAACGAGGCGTGGGAACAAGTAGCAATGGTGCCACTGCTTTTGGAGCCAGTTTGAACATGCAGACCAACACACTTAATAAGAAGTGGTATGTGAATCTGGTGAACGGCTATGGTTCCTTCAACACATGGCGACATACCGTTGCCGCTGGTTCTGGACTCATCGCCAACCGATTTACAATTGATGCCCGTTTGAGCAGAATTTCTTCGGATGGGTATGTAGACCGAGGAAGTTCCAGCTTGTGGTCTGCATACGCATCAGCAGCATATCATGGAAAGAAAACGTTGATTCGTTTTAATGTCATCAGCGGTTTGGAAAAGACCTATCAATCTTGGTACGGAACTCCTGAATCGAGAGTAAATGGCGATACAGCTGGCATGAACGCCTACGTTGCTCGAAACTACCTTTCACCAGCCGATTCTGCTAACCTGCTGAATAGTGGACGGACGTATAACTATTATATGTACCCAAATCAGATCGATCATTATCAGCAAACGCATTATCAGCTGATCATGTCTCACGAGTTCAGTCGCGAGTGGACCTTCAACCTAAATGGGCATTACACACGTGGCCGCGGATATTATGAAGAGCAGCGCTTGGGTGATAATTTGGCCGACTACGGTTTGGAGAACCAAATTATTGGAAACGATACGGTGACTACGGCCAACATCATCAGAAGACGTTGGCTGGACAACCATTTTTATGGTTTCACTTTCAGTATCAATTATACTTCAGGCAAACGGTTTTCTGCAACATTCGGTGGCGCATGGAACCAGTACCACGGCAAACATTTCGGAGAAGTTATCGGCACTGATCTGGCCGTATACCAGAACATCGACCATCGGTATTACGAGAACAATGCGAGCAAAAACGACATCAATGTATATGTAAAGGCCACGTATTTCGTGCATCCAAAAGTGAGCTTGTTCGGAGATTTTCAGCATCGCACTATTGAGTACAGTTTTGTTGGTCCGTATGCTGAATTGTTTGGAGATGTGACTGTGCAGAAACAGACATTGAACTGGCACTTCTTCAATCCGAAATTCGGGATCAATTACGACCTGAACAGCCGCAATCGTTTTTATACTTCGTTTGCCATGGCAAACCGCGAACCTGCACGAACAGATATTGTAGAAAGCACACAGCTATCGCGCCCAAGCAGCGAAACACTTTACGATTGGGAGCTCGGATACGAACGTAAAGCCCGAAAATATTCTGTTGGATTAAACGCTTATTGGATGGTTTACCATAATCAGTTGGTGCTGACTGGAAGCATAAACGATGTAGGCTCATACACCCGTCAAAATGTAGATTGGAGCGACCGCTACGGAATTGAATTAATGGGAACTTGGAACATCCTCAAAAACCTGAACATTTCTGGAAACTTCACTTGGAGTCAAAACAAAATCTGGGATTTTACAGAATACGTGGATGATTACGACAACGGTGGACAAGTGGCCATTCATCACGGCCTGACAGATATTGCGTTTTCCCCCAATTACATTGCTGCCGCCAACCTGACCTACGAACCCATCAAGAACTTGAGCGCATCATTCATTACAAAATATGTTGGCAAGCAATTCCTAGATAATACTTCGAGCAAAGACAGAATGCTTGACGCCTACGTAGTGAACAACATCCGATTGAACTACAGCCTTAGTTGGAAGTTCTTTAAGGAAATTGGAGTTGGTGTTCAGTTAAACAACATCTTCAATCAGCTTTACTCATCAAACGGTTACACGTTCTCTTACATTTATGGCGGTCAAACCACTACAGAGAACTTCCAATATCCGCAGGCTGGCTTCAACTTCATGACCATGCTGACGTTGAAGTTCTGA
- the pnuC gene encoding nicotinamide riboside transporter PnuC — protein sequence MVLSQLFSKSFWTSERIYESVAVVSSFLYTLLYIRGSAWCWLFAFVGASIFTYLCYEKRIFAESFLQFFYVVMAIYGYVTMNAKWQTIVWSWQTHATWIAIGTVGTFASAYLLRKFTSAEMVLEDSFTTVFSLIATWVMVNYVHENYLYWIAIDLVSIHLYWKRELYFGSALYFAYTILVTAAYFGWM from the coding sequence ATGGTTTTATCGCAACTATTTTCAAAAAGCTTTTGGACTTCTGAACGGATTTACGAATCGGTCGCTGTTGTCTCGAGTTTTCTTTACACTCTTCTTTATATACGAGGAAGCGCATGGTGCTGGCTTTTCGCGTTTGTAGGTGCTTCCATTTTCACGTATCTGTGCTACGAGAAACGCATTTTTGCCGAAAGTTTTCTCCAGTTTTTTTATGTGGTTATGGCCATTTATGGTTACGTAACGATGAATGCTAAATGGCAAACCATCGTTTGGAGCTGGCAGACGCATGCTACTTGGATTGCAATTGGCACTGTTGGAACTTTTGCCAGTGCTTATCTATTGAGAAAATTCACTTCGGCAGAAATGGTCTTGGAAGATTCATTCACCACCGTTTTCAGTTTGATTGCAACTTGGGTGATGGTGAATTATGTACACGAAAATTACCTTTATTGGATCGCGATCGATCTTGTGTCCATTCATCTTTACTGGAAGCGCGAACTTTACTTTGGATCAGCCCTTTATTTCGCATATACCATATTAGTTACTGCCGCGTATTTCGGATGGATGTAA
- a CDS encoding divalent metal cation transporter: MKLQLTNFLKTLGPGILFASTAIGVSHLVQSTRAGADYGFALVGFIIAANLFKYPFFEYGSRYANATGESLIDGYKRIGKWMLWLYFAITIVSMLFVSAAVGAVTSGFLQNLFGITSWGVYATGGLFAVCVGILASGKYGLLDKITKVIGAVLFISTVFAFFLALAKEPNPQLPDFVPPSIWSETSILFIIALMGWMPTAIDLSAWNSLWTLERIKQSGYKPTLKETLAEFNLGYLISAVLSICFVTLGSFMLYGSGTELPNSSGEFANAVVGLYTNYIGDWSYLIIATAAFSIMFGTCIAVFDGFSRSFERTIELLFLPNDQNLGSKKAYNASLAVIAIGAFMVIFLFGKHMKVLVDLATSISFLIAPVIAIVNFRLVSGKFVRKEFQPGLWLKVLSLAGIVFLTGFAICFIAIEFI; encoded by the coding sequence GTGAAACTACAATTGACCAATTTCCTTAAAACACTTGGCCCGGGAATCCTATTTGCGAGCACCGCCATTGGCGTTTCGCATTTGGTGCAAAGCACGCGGGCCGGAGCTGATTATGGATTTGCGCTTGTAGGTTTCATCATAGCTGCCAATCTGTTCAAATATCCCTTTTTTGAATATGGAAGTCGCTACGCAAACGCCACTGGCGAAAGCTTGATTGACGGCTATAAACGTATCGGAAAATGGATGCTGTGGCTCTATTTTGCAATCACAATCGTCAGCATGCTATTTGTATCTGCTGCCGTTGGCGCAGTGACTTCCGGTTTCCTTCAAAATCTGTTTGGAATAACTTCTTGGGGCGTTTATGCCACAGGAGGATTATTCGCGGTCTGTGTTGGAATTCTAGCAAGTGGCAAATATGGACTATTGGACAAAATCACAAAAGTGATCGGTGCTGTGCTCTTTATTTCAACCGTTTTCGCATTCTTTCTAGCGCTAGCCAAAGAGCCAAATCCGCAATTACCAGATTTCGTTCCACCAAGTATTTGGAGCGAAACAAGCATCCTTTTCATCATAGCGTTGATGGGTTGGATGCCCACAGCGATTGACCTGAGCGCGTGGAATAGCCTTTGGACATTGGAACGGATCAAGCAGTCAGGCTACAAACCCACCCTGAAAGAAACCCTTGCCGAATTCAATTTGGGCTATTTGATTTCGGCCGTACTGTCCATATGCTTTGTAACCCTTGGCTCATTCATGCTTTATGGCTCGGGAACAGAACTACCGAACAGCAGCGGAGAATTTGCCAATGCTGTTGTAGGATTGTACACAAATTACATTGGCGATTGGAGCTATCTGATCATTGCAACGGCTGCATTCAGCATCATGTTCGGCACCTGCATAGCCGTTTTTGATGGATTTTCACGCAGTTTTGAACGAACAATTGAGCTCCTTTTTCTTCCTAACGATCAGAATCTCGGCTCGAAAAAAGCATACAACGCATCGTTAGCCGTTATCGCCATAGGCGCTTTCATGGTTATTTTCCTTTTTGGAAAACACATGAAAGTGTTGGTTGATCTGGCCACGTCCATCAGTTTCCTTATTGCTCCGGTAATTGCCATTGTCAATTTTCGCTTGGTAAGTGGGAAATTCGTTCGAAAAGAATTTCAGCCTGGTCTTTGGCTCAAAGTGCTCAGCTTGGCAGGAATCGTATTCCTAACTGGTTTCGCCATTTGCTTCATTGCCATCGAATTCATTTGA